A genome region from Mycolicibacterium litorale includes the following:
- a CDS encoding aldehyde dehydrogenase family protein, with protein MTSCEVINPATEEVLRTVEFVDVEGVDDAVARAASAQRTWARLAPADRAAALRSFAAVVDAHIDELAALEVANSGHPIGNAEWEAGHVRDVLQYYAAAPERLSGKQIPVAGGLDVTFNEPLGVVGVITPWNFPMTIAAWGFAPALAAGNAVVLKPAEWTPLTSVRLGELAVEAGLPEGLLSVLPGRGSVVGERFVTHPAVRKVVFTGSTATGTRVMAGAAAQVKRVTLELGGKSANIVFDDCDLEKAAATAPYGVFDNAGQDCCARSRILVQRNVYDRFMELLEPAVKGVVVGDPASRDTEMGPLVSKAHWEKVSSFVPDDAPVAFRGEAPAGRGYWFAPTVLTAQRADRAFTEEIFGPVVTVLPFDDEADAIAIANDTAYGLSGSIWTDNLSRALRVSRAVEAGNLSVNSHSSVRYTTPFGGFKQSGLGRELGPDAPLSFTETKNVFIAVAESIGENS; from the coding sequence GTGACCTCCTGTGAGGTGATCAACCCGGCGACCGAGGAGGTGCTGCGGACCGTCGAATTCGTCGACGTCGAGGGCGTCGACGATGCCGTGGCTCGGGCCGCGTCGGCCCAGCGGACGTGGGCGAGGCTGGCGCCGGCCGACCGCGCCGCCGCGCTGCGCTCGTTCGCCGCGGTGGTCGACGCGCACATCGACGAGCTGGCCGCGCTGGAGGTGGCCAACTCCGGGCACCCGATCGGCAACGCCGAATGGGAGGCCGGACACGTCCGCGACGTGTTGCAGTACTACGCCGCGGCTCCCGAACGCCTGTCCGGCAAGCAGATCCCGGTGGCCGGCGGTCTCGACGTCACGTTCAACGAGCCGCTGGGCGTCGTCGGGGTGATCACGCCGTGGAACTTCCCGATGACGATCGCGGCGTGGGGTTTCGCACCGGCGCTCGCCGCGGGCAACGCGGTGGTCCTCAAACCCGCCGAGTGGACTCCGCTGACGTCGGTCCGCCTCGGTGAGCTGGCCGTCGAGGCGGGTCTGCCCGAGGGCCTGCTGAGCGTGCTGCCCGGGCGGGGCTCGGTGGTCGGCGAACGCTTCGTCACCCACCCCGCCGTCCGCAAGGTGGTGTTCACCGGCTCCACCGCCACGGGCACCCGGGTGATGGCGGGGGCGGCCGCACAGGTCAAGCGCGTCACCCTGGAACTCGGCGGCAAGAGCGCCAACATCGTCTTCGACGACTGCGACCTGGAGAAGGCCGCCGCGACCGCGCCCTACGGCGTCTTCGACAACGCGGGACAGGACTGCTGTGCGCGCAGCCGGATCCTGGTGCAGCGCAACGTCTACGACCGCTTCATGGAACTGCTCGAACCGGCGGTCAAGGGCGTGGTGGTCGGTGACCCGGCCTCGCGCGACACCGAGATGGGTCCGCTGGTGAGCAAGGCGCACTGGGAGAAGGTGTCCTCCTTCGTGCCCGACGACGCCCCGGTCGCCTTCCGCGGCGAGGCCCCCGCGGGCCGCGGTTACTGGTTCGCGCCGACGGTGCTCACCGCGCAGCGCGCCGACCGTGCCTTCACCGAGGAGATCTTCGGGCCCGTCGTGACGGTGCTGCCGTTCGACGACGAGGCCGATGCGATCGCGATCGCCAACGACACCGCATACGGGCTGTCCGGTTCCATCTGGACCGACAATCTGTCGCGGGCGTTGCGCGTCTCGCGCGCAGTCGAAGCGGGCAACCTGTCGGTCAATTCGCATTCCTCCGTCCGGTACACCACACCGTTCGGCGGCTTCAAACAGTCGGGACTGGGCCGTGAGCTCGGACCCGACGCCCCGCTGTCCTTCACCGAGACAAAGAACGTGTTCATCGCTGTCGCAGAATCGATCGGAGAGAATTCATGA
- a CDS encoding gamma-glutamyl-gamma-aminobutyrate hydrolase family protein codes for MTTYLQQAQTGVWDVQASFLPAIYFQGVNLAGGVAVLLPPQPVDSGAAARVLDGLDGLIITGGKDVDPARYGQAPHPTTDEPDRIRDAWEFALLDEALRRGVPVLGICRGAQVLNVALGGTLFQHLPDVIGHTHHQKGNAVFGTSAVWTEPGTRLAELIGTSSDAQCYHHQAIDRVGDGLIVSARDDDGVIEAVELDRRTHPDQWVVGVQWHPEERLDDLRLFAAVVAAANHHAMERVRT; via the coding sequence ATGACCACCTACCTGCAGCAGGCGCAGACCGGCGTGTGGGACGTGCAGGCGAGCTTCCTGCCGGCGATCTACTTCCAGGGCGTGAACCTGGCCGGGGGAGTCGCGGTGCTGCTTCCTCCGCAACCGGTCGACTCCGGCGCGGCGGCCCGGGTGCTCGACGGGCTCGACGGCCTGATCATCACCGGCGGCAAAGACGTCGACCCGGCGCGTTACGGCCAGGCGCCGCACCCCACGACCGACGAGCCGGACCGGATCCGCGACGCGTGGGAGTTCGCGCTACTCGACGAGGCCCTGCGGCGCGGCGTTCCGGTGCTCGGGATCTGCCGCGGGGCACAGGTGCTCAACGTCGCGCTGGGCGGCACGCTGTTCCAGCACCTGCCCGACGTGATCGGCCACACCCACCACCAGAAGGGCAACGCGGTGTTCGGCACCTCGGCGGTGTGGACCGAACCCGGCACCCGGCTGGCGGAGCTGATCGGCACATCCTCGGACGCCCAGTGCTACCACCACCAGGCGATCGACCGCGTCGGTGACGGCCTGATCGTCAGCGCGCGCGACGACGACGGCGTGATCGAGGCGGTCGAGCTGGACCGCCGGACTCATCCGGACCAGTGGGTCGTGGGCGTGCAGTGGCACCCCGAAGAGCGGCTCGACGACCTGCGGCTGTTCGCCGCGGTGGTGGCGGCCGCGAACCACCATGCGATGGAAAGGGTACGAACGTGA
- a CDS encoding glutamine synthetase family protein has product MGAPTGMLAQADLERMVADREIDTVIVAFTDMQGRLTGKRISARLFVDDVAAHGAECCNYLLAVDVENNTVDGYTVSSWETGYGDMVMTPDFATLRLIPWLPGTALVMADLSWTDGRPVEQAPRSILNRQIDRLAEKGLVPYAATELEFMVFDDSFRAAWAAGYKDLTPATDYNIDYAMLASTRMEPLMRDIRLGMEGAGMYCEGVKGECNLGQQEIGFRYDHARTTCDNHTIYKNGAKEIADQHGKSLTFMAKFDEREGNSCHIHISLRGEDGSAVFADEDADDGMSPLFRSFIAGQIATMRELSLCYAPNINSYKRFAEGSFAPTAIAWGFDNRTCALRVVGHGAGMRMENRAPGGDVNQYLAVSALIAGGLHGIENSLELPDPVRGNAYTSGAERLPTTLAEAADLFERSEVARAAFGDDVVEHYLNYARVELKAYNAAVTDWERVRGFERL; this is encoded by the coding sequence ATGGGGGCTCCAACCGGCATGTTGGCGCAGGCCGACCTCGAACGCATGGTGGCCGATCGCGAGATCGACACGGTCATCGTCGCTTTCACCGATATGCAGGGCAGGCTGACCGGCAAACGGATATCGGCCCGGCTGTTCGTCGACGACGTCGCCGCCCACGGGGCGGAGTGCTGCAACTACCTGCTGGCCGTCGACGTGGAGAACAACACCGTCGACGGGTACACCGTCTCCAGCTGGGAGACGGGTTACGGCGACATGGTGATGACGCCGGATTTCGCTACGCTGCGGCTGATTCCGTGGCTGCCCGGCACCGCGCTGGTGATGGCCGATCTGTCGTGGACCGACGGCCGGCCGGTCGAGCAGGCGCCGCGCAGCATCCTCAATCGCCAGATCGACCGGCTCGCGGAGAAGGGTCTGGTGCCCTACGCCGCGACCGAACTCGAGTTCATGGTGTTCGACGACTCCTTCCGTGCGGCATGGGCCGCCGGCTACAAGGACCTCACCCCTGCCACGGACTACAACATCGACTACGCGATGTTGGCCTCGACCCGGATGGAACCGCTGATGCGCGACATCCGGCTCGGCATGGAGGGCGCGGGGATGTACTGCGAAGGCGTCAAGGGCGAGTGCAACCTCGGTCAGCAGGAGATCGGCTTCCGCTACGACCACGCGCGGACCACCTGCGACAACCACACCATCTACAAGAACGGCGCCAAGGAGATCGCCGACCAGCACGGCAAGAGCCTGACCTTCATGGCGAAGTTCGACGAGCGCGAAGGCAACAGCTGCCACATCCACATCTCGCTGCGCGGCGAGGACGGCAGTGCGGTGTTCGCCGACGAGGACGCCGACGACGGCATGTCACCGCTGTTCCGCAGCTTCATCGCCGGCCAGATCGCGACCATGCGTGAGCTCTCACTCTGCTATGCGCCGAACATCAACTCCTACAAGCGGTTCGCCGAGGGCAGCTTCGCTCCCACGGCGATCGCCTGGGGTTTCGACAACCGGACGTGCGCGCTGCGGGTCGTCGGCCACGGCGCCGGGATGCGGATGGAGAACCGCGCCCCGGGCGGCGACGTCAACCAGTACCTCGCGGTCTCCGCGCTGATCGCCGGCGGTCTGCACGGCATCGAGAACTCGCTCGAACTGCCGGATCCGGTGAGGGGCAACGCCTACACCAGTGGCGCGGAACGCCTCCCGACGACGCTGGCGGAGGCGGCCGACCTGTTCGAGCGCTCCGAGGTCGCCCGCGCGGCCTTCGGCGACGACGTCGTGGAGCACTACCTCAACTACGCGCGCGTGGAACTCAAGGCGTACAACGCCGCGGTGACCGATTGGGAAAGGGTGCGAGGCTTTGAGCGGCTCTGA
- a CDS encoding amino acid permease has product MPEGHEHLDDDEKHLARLGYVQELQRSWSGFSNFAISFSIISILAGCFTSFGLGWNNGGPAAIAWGWPIVSAFILITGLCLSELVSAYPTSGGIYWWAAKLGGPKAGFYTGWLNLIGLVAILASVSYGCATFLDLTLGTFSESWLAGYSLTRTFVIFVIILAVSATINILSSHLLAVINNVSVWWHVAGAVAVVAILWLIPEQHASVSDVFAQTINNSGIFDGEKGIGWLLFVLPISAILTQYTITGYDASAHLSEETRSAADGAAKGIWRSIFYSAIGGWILLLTFLFAVQDADEVSAGGGAVVTIFNQAMDSTWVAIVLLISTAGQFFCTTACQTSASRMLFAFSRDRAVPGHQLWSKVSAKRVPANAVVVTAVVAAVITLPALVEVDVNGAPVPVAFFAVVSIGVVGLYLCFAVPIYYRWKLGDRFEVGRWNLRGHHRWMAPVAIAEIVLTSMIAMFPTSLGGMPWDPSFAWKFVNYTPLLVGGVLILLFIYWHVSVKKWFTGPIKQIDESDGQLEGVS; this is encoded by the coding sequence ATGCCCGAGGGTCACGAACATCTCGACGACGACGAGAAGCACCTCGCCAGACTCGGCTACGTCCAGGAACTGCAACGGTCCTGGTCGGGCTTCTCCAACTTCGCCATCTCGTTCTCGATCATCTCGATCCTGGCCGGCTGCTTCACCTCGTTCGGTCTCGGCTGGAACAACGGCGGCCCCGCCGCCATCGCGTGGGGCTGGCCGATCGTCTCGGCGTTCATCCTGATCACCGGACTCTGCCTGTCCGAACTCGTGTCCGCGTATCCGACATCGGGCGGAATCTACTGGTGGGCAGCCAAACTCGGCGGCCCGAAGGCCGGCTTCTACACCGGCTGGCTCAACCTCATCGGCCTCGTGGCGATCCTCGCGTCGGTGTCCTACGGATGCGCGACGTTCCTCGACCTGACGCTGGGCACGTTCAGCGAGAGCTGGCTGGCCGGCTACAGCCTCACCCGCACGTTCGTGATCTTCGTGATCATCCTTGCCGTCTCGGCGACCATCAACATCCTCAGCAGTCACCTGCTGGCCGTGATCAACAACGTCTCGGTCTGGTGGCATGTCGCGGGTGCGGTCGCGGTCGTCGCGATCCTGTGGCTGATCCCCGAACAGCACGCCAGCGTCAGCGACGTGTTCGCGCAGACCATCAACAACAGCGGCATCTTCGACGGGGAGAAGGGCATCGGCTGGCTGCTGTTCGTGTTGCCGATCTCGGCGATCCTCACCCAGTACACGATCACCGGTTACGACGCGTCGGCGCACCTGTCGGAAGAGACGAGGAGCGCCGCCGACGGTGCCGCCAAGGGCATCTGGCGCTCGATCTTCTACTCCGCGATCGGCGGCTGGATCCTGCTGCTGACGTTCCTGTTCGCGGTGCAGGACGCCGACGAGGTGTCCGCGGGCGGTGGCGCGGTGGTGACGATCTTCAACCAGGCGATGGACTCCACATGGGTGGCGATCGTGTTGCTGATCTCCACCGCGGGGCAGTTCTTCTGCACGACCGCGTGCCAGACCAGTGCCTCGCGGATGCTGTTCGCGTTCAGCCGCGACCGCGCGGTGCCCGGTCATCAGCTGTGGTCGAAGGTGAGCGCCAAGCGGGTGCCCGCCAACGCGGTGGTCGTGACCGCGGTGGTGGCGGCCGTCATCACCCTGCCGGCACTGGTCGAGGTCGACGTCAACGGGGCACCGGTGCCGGTCGCGTTCTTCGCGGTGGTGTCGATCGGTGTCGTCGGGCTGTATCTGTGCTTCGCGGTGCCGATCTACTACCGGTGGAAGCTGGGCGACCGATTCGAGGTGGGACGGTGGAACCTGCGCGGCCACCACAGGTGGATGGCTCCCGTGGCCATCGCCGAGATCGTCCTCACCTCGATGATCGCGATGTTCCCGACGTCGCTGGGCGGCATGCCGTGGGACCCGAGTTTCGCGTGGAAGTTCGTCAACTACACCCCGCTGCTGGTCGGCGGCGTCCTGATCCTGCTCTTCATCTACTGGCACGTGTCGGTGAAGAAGTGGTTCACCGGGCCGATCAAGCAGATCGACGAGAGCGACGGGCAGCTCGAGGGTGTGTCCTGA
- a CDS encoding N-acetylglutaminylglutamine amidotransferase produces MCGATGEVRLDGRTPDIAAVSAMAETLTRRGPDGAGAWSQGRVALGHRRLKIIDLSEAGAQPMVDGELGLAIAWNGCIYNYRQLRDELSGHGYRFFSTSDTEVLLKAYHHWGDRFVDRLYGMFAFAIVERDSGRVLLGRDRLGIKPLYISEDANRIRFASSLPALVAGGGVDTRIDPVALHHYLSFHSVVPAPLTILRGVKKVPPASLIAIEPDGRRTTTTYWTPDFTRHADRADWSERDWEDAVLSALRRAVERRLVSDVPVGCLLSGGVDSSLIVGLLAEAGQTGLQTFSIGFESVNGVAGDEFKYSDIVAQRFGTDHHQIRIDTARMLPALDGAVAAMSEPMVSHDCVAFYLLSEEVAKYVKVVQSGQGADEVFAGYHWYPPMADPAAASIEGSVASYRAAFFDRDPEAVNALITPPYFTDGDPSGRFVTEHFAREGAATGVDRALRLDTTVMLVDDPVKRVDNMTMAWGLEGRVPFLDHELVELAATCPPEYKTAQGGKGVLKEAARRVIPAEVIDRPKGYFPVPALTHLEGPYLDLVRDALSSPAAKERDLFRPEAVDRLLADPNGRLTPLRGNELWQIGLLELWLQRNGITGPAA; encoded by the coding sequence ATGTGTGGAGCCACCGGCGAGGTACGCCTCGACGGCAGAACCCCTGACATAGCCGCTGTCTCGGCCATGGCCGAGACGCTGACCCGGCGCGGACCGGACGGCGCCGGCGCCTGGTCGCAGGGCCGGGTCGCGCTGGGGCACCGTCGTCTCAAGATCATCGATCTGTCCGAGGCGGGCGCGCAGCCCATGGTCGACGGCGAGCTCGGCTTGGCGATCGCCTGGAACGGCTGCATCTACAACTACCGGCAGCTGCGCGACGAACTCAGCGGCCACGGCTACCGGTTCTTCTCCACCAGCGACACCGAGGTGCTGCTCAAGGCCTACCACCACTGGGGTGACCGGTTCGTCGACCGCCTCTACGGGATGTTCGCGTTCGCGATCGTCGAACGTGACAGCGGGCGGGTACTGCTGGGCCGCGACCGGCTCGGCATCAAACCGCTCTACATCTCCGAGGACGCCAACCGGATCCGGTTCGCCTCGTCCCTGCCCGCGCTGGTCGCCGGTGGCGGCGTCGACACCCGCATCGACCCCGTCGCGCTGCATCACTACCTGTCCTTCCACTCCGTCGTACCGGCGCCGCTGACGATCCTGCGCGGCGTCAAGAAGGTGCCGCCGGCGTCGCTGATCGCGATCGAGCCCGACGGCAGGCGGACCACCACGACGTACTGGACGCCGGACTTCACGCGCCACGCCGACCGCGCCGACTGGTCGGAGCGCGACTGGGAGGACGCGGTGCTCTCCGCGCTGCGACGCGCGGTCGAGCGGCGGCTGGTCTCCGACGTGCCGGTGGGCTGCCTGCTGTCCGGCGGTGTCGACTCCAGCCTGATCGTCGGCCTGCTCGCCGAGGCCGGGCAGACCGGCCTGCAGACCTTCTCGATCGGATTCGAGTCGGTGAACGGGGTGGCGGGCGACGAGTTCAAGTACTCCGACATCGTCGCGCAGCGCTTCGGCACCGACCACCACCAGATCCGCATCGACACCGCGCGCATGCTGCCCGCTCTCGACGGCGCGGTCGCCGCCATGAGCGAGCCGATGGTCAGCCACGACTGCGTGGCCTTCTACCTCCTGAGCGAGGAGGTCGCCAAGTACGTCAAGGTGGTGCAGTCGGGACAGGGCGCCGATGAGGTCTTCGCCGGCTACCACTGGTACCCGCCGATGGCCGATCCCGCAGCCGCGTCCATCGAGGGTTCGGTGGCCAGCTACCGGGCCGCGTTCTTCGACCGCGACCCGGAGGCCGTCAACGCGCTCATCACTCCCCCGTACTTCACCGACGGCGACCCGAGCGGCCGCTTTGTCACCGAGCACTTCGCGCGTGAGGGCGCGGCGACCGGCGTCGACCGGGCGTTGCGCCTCGACACCACGGTGATGCTGGTCGACGACCCGGTCAAACGCGTCGACAACATGACGATGGCCTGGGGTCTCGAAGGCCGCGTGCCGTTCCTCGACCACGAGCTCGTCGAACTCGCCGCCACGTGTCCGCCCGAGTACAAGACCGCCCAGGGCGGTAAGGGGGTGCTCAAGGAGGCGGCCCGCCGGGTCATCCCGGCCGAGGTGATCGACCGGCCCAAGGGGTATTTCCCGGTGCCTGCGCTCACCCATCTGGAGGGTCCCTACCTCGACCTCGTCCGCGACGCCCTGTCCTCGCCCGCGGCCAAGGAGCGCGACCTGTTCCGGCCCGAGGCGGTCGACCGTCTGCTGGCAGATCCGAACGGCCGGCTGACCCCGTTGCGCGGCAACGAGCTGTGGCAGATCGGACTGCTCGAGCTGTGGTTGCAACGCAACGGCATCACGGGGCCGGCAGCATGA
- the ngg gene encoding N-acetylglutaminylglutamine synthetase, producing MTDLGSHLDPDSDHTEAITLGLHDASPQHLVDAMADDVVVELGWGRLIFGQTFADPEKLAQVLQHEGPGRRDICIYARESHVLVARSPSELFIDPSHTYRLRFPEHEVTADPKPVGFTVRSLREPSDADAMNRVYVQCGMVPAPTEVIWDNHNNADAVDYLVAVRDDDGSIIGTVTGVDHKRLFNDPEDGSSLWTLAVDPTSSLPGVGAALTRALAQLFRDRGLSYMDLSVAHNNTAAIALYEKLGFQRVPVLAVKRKNAINEPLFTHSPETIDDLNPYARIIADEAIRRGIWVEVLDAGAGEMRLSHGGRSVITRESLSEFTSAVAMARCDDKRQTRRIVSEAGIAVPKGRLATFDEEDHRFLAEVGDVVVKPTRGEQGKGITVGVDSAEELDAALARAREQHPDVLIEQRAPGDDLRLVVIDGRVVAAALRMPPEVLGTGKHTIRELIETQSRRRAAATGGESKIPMDKVTEGTVKEAGWSLDDVLPEGQRLRVRRTANLHQGGTIHDVTAEVNPELCRVAVAAAEAIGIPVTGIDLLVPDVTGVDYVFVEANERPGLANHEPQPTAAAFVDFLFPMQPGLPQAWTPEETPA from the coding sequence ATGACCGACCTCGGCTCCCACCTGGACCCCGACAGCGACCACACCGAGGCCATCACGCTCGGGCTGCACGACGCATCGCCGCAGCACCTGGTCGACGCGATGGCCGACGACGTCGTTGTCGAGCTGGGTTGGGGCCGTCTGATCTTCGGCCAGACGTTCGCCGATCCGGAGAAGCTGGCGCAGGTGCTGCAGCACGAGGGTCCCGGCCGCCGTGACATCTGCATCTACGCGCGCGAGTCGCATGTGCTGGTGGCGCGCTCACCCTCGGAACTGTTCATCGACCCGAGCCACACCTACCGGTTGCGGTTCCCCGAGCACGAGGTCACCGCGGACCCCAAGCCGGTGGGTTTCACCGTCCGGTCCCTTCGCGAGCCGTCCGACGCTGACGCGATGAATCGGGTGTACGTGCAGTGCGGGATGGTGCCCGCACCCACCGAAGTCATCTGGGACAACCACAACAACGCCGACGCCGTCGATTACCTGGTGGCGGTCCGCGACGACGACGGCAGCATCATCGGCACGGTGACCGGAGTCGACCACAAGCGGTTGTTCAACGACCCGGAGGACGGGTCGAGCCTGTGGACGCTGGCCGTCGACCCCACGTCGAGCCTGCCGGGCGTGGGTGCCGCGCTCACCCGGGCGCTGGCCCAGCTGTTCCGCGACCGCGGCCTGTCGTACATGGATCTGTCGGTGGCGCACAACAACACCGCGGCGATCGCGCTCTACGAGAAGCTCGGCTTCCAACGCGTGCCGGTGCTGGCGGTCAAACGCAAGAACGCGATCAACGAACCGCTGTTCACCCACTCCCCAGAGACCATCGACGACCTCAACCCGTATGCGCGCATCATCGCCGACGAGGCGATCCGCCGCGGGATCTGGGTGGAGGTGCTCGACGCTGGTGCCGGGGAGATGCGGTTGAGCCACGGCGGGCGCAGTGTCATCACCCGGGAATCGCTGTCGGAGTTCACCTCCGCGGTGGCGATGGCGCGGTGTGACGACAAACGCCAGACCCGGCGGATCGTCTCCGAGGCCGGTATCGCCGTGCCGAAGGGCCGGCTCGCCACGTTCGACGAAGAGGACCACAGATTCCTCGCCGAGGTCGGTGACGTGGTGGTCAAGCCGACCCGCGGCGAGCAGGGCAAAGGCATCACCGTCGGCGTCGACAGCGCCGAGGAACTCGACGCGGCGCTGGCGCGCGCCCGGGAACAGCATCCCGACGTGCTGATCGAACAGCGGGCACCGGGCGACGATCTGCGGCTGGTGGTCATCGACGGCAGGGTGGTGGCGGCGGCGTTGCGGATGCCGCCGGAGGTGCTGGGGACCGGCAAACACACCATCCGCGAGCTCATCGAGACGCAGAGTCGCCGGCGGGCCGCCGCGACCGGGGGCGAGTCGAAGATCCCGATGGACAAGGTCACCGAGGGCACCGTCAAGGAGGCCGGCTGGTCACTGGACGACGTCCTGCCCGAGGGTCAGCGGCTGCGCGTGCGCCGGACCGCCAACCTGCATCAGGGCGGCACCATCCACGATGTGACCGCCGAGGTGAACCCGGAGCTGTGCCGGGTCGCGGTGGCCGCCGCGGAGGCGATCGGCATCCCGGTCACCGGTATCGATCTGCTGGTGCCCGATGTCACCGGCGTCGACTACGTCTTCGTCGAAGCCAACGAACGACCGGGACTGGCAAACCATGAACCACAGCCCACCGCAGCGGCTTTCGTCGATTTTCTGTTCCCGATGCAGCCGGGGTTGCCGCAGGCGTGGACTCCGGAGGAGACGCCGGCCTAG
- a CDS encoding alpha/beta fold hydrolase encodes MLSSMVTVDGFSVPVDVAGPEKGSAVVLLGAAQHSPAAYDGICQRLHTASLRTVVIGADPRLTGKAVVGILDAIDVRWALLVGDRHGGELAWELAATRLDRFIGLVVIDRGHPRVPDPKGTVRDEHCPPVEMNTTALVSTPASRSVAKASQRFVYGDYRLVDLLGRRNAADSTAQLAAEIVMRTSTW; translated from the coding sequence ATGCTCTCATCCATGGTCACCGTCGACGGATTCTCCGTACCGGTGGACGTGGCCGGTCCCGAAAAGGGTTCAGCGGTGGTACTGCTCGGTGCGGCGCAGCATTCGCCCGCGGCGTACGACGGGATCTGCCAGCGGCTGCACACCGCGTCGCTGCGCACCGTCGTGATCGGCGCCGATCCGCGGCTCACCGGCAAGGCCGTCGTCGGCATCCTCGACGCGATCGACGTCCGGTGGGCGCTTCTGGTGGGCGACCGTCACGGCGGCGAACTCGCCTGGGAGCTGGCCGCCACCCGGCTCGACCGGTTCATCGGGCTGGTCGTGATCGACCGGGGGCATCCGCGCGTCCCCGACCCGAAGGGAACCGTCCGCGACGAGCACTGTCCGCCGGTCGAGATGAACACCACGGCGCTGGTCAGCACGCCGGCGTCGCGGTCGGTGGCCAAAGCCAGCCAGCGCTTCGTCTACGGCGACTACCGTCTGGTCGACCTGCTGGGCCGGCGAAACGCCGCGGACTCCACGGCGCAGCTCGCCGCCGAGATCGTGATGCGCACCAGCACCTGGTGA
- a CDS encoding cobyric acid synthase: protein MNGALLVAGTTSDAGKSMLVAGLCRLLARKGVRVAPFKAQNMSNNSAVTVEGGEIGRAQAMQARAAGLAPSVRFNPVLLKPGSDRTSQLVVRGHVTGTVSATDYITHRDRLADVVADELGALREEFDVVLCEGAGSPAEINLRGTDLANMGLARRAHLPVIVAGDIDRGGVLAHLFGTVAVLQPDDQALIAGFVVNKFRGDPALLTPGLDQLRELTGRPTYGVVPYSDALWMDTEDSVSVVSGRVIGRPAPPRGGDGLQVAVLRLPRISNSTDIEALACEPGVAVRWVTDPADVADADVVVLPGTKATVADLEWLRANGLAEPIAAHARAGLPVLGICGGFQMLCRHIDDPVESRAGNVDGLGLVDADIAFAAEKTLRRWTTPLHGYEIHHGQVVRSGAEDWAGIGLRRGAVFGTHWHGLFDNDEFRRAWLAEAAAAAGRTGFVVADDVDVSARRDAQLDVMADLLERHLDVDAVADLIDAGPPSRPTVTTGLRP, encoded by the coding sequence ATGAACGGAGCGTTGCTCGTCGCCGGCACCACCTCCGACGCCGGGAAATCGATGCTGGTGGCCGGACTGTGCCGGCTGCTGGCCCGCAAGGGTGTGCGGGTCGCGCCTTTCAAGGCGCAGAACATGTCGAACAACTCGGCGGTGACCGTCGAAGGGGGTGAGATTGGACGGGCCCAGGCCATGCAGGCCCGCGCCGCCGGCCTGGCCCCGAGCGTGCGGTTCAACCCGGTGCTGCTCAAACCGGGCAGTGACCGCACCTCGCAGCTCGTCGTACGCGGACACGTGACCGGCACCGTCAGCGCGACGGACTACATCACCCACCGCGACCGGCTGGCCGACGTGGTCGCCGACGAACTGGGTGCGCTGCGTGAAGAATTCGACGTCGTGCTCTGCGAGGGCGCGGGTTCGCCCGCGGAGATCAACCTGCGCGGCACCGACCTGGCCAACATGGGGCTCGCGCGCCGCGCCCACCTGCCGGTCATCGTGGCCGGCGACATCGACCGGGGCGGAGTGCTGGCCCACCTGTTCGGCACGGTCGCGGTGCTGCAGCCCGACGATCAGGCGTTGATCGCGGGGTTCGTGGTCAACAAGTTCCGCGGCGATCCGGCCCTGCTCACGCCGGGCCTCGACCAACTGCGGGAGCTGACGGGCCGGCCCACCTACGGGGTGGTCCCGTACAGCGACGCGCTCTGGATGGACACCGAGGACTCGGTGTCCGTCGTGTCGGGGCGGGTCATCGGCAGGCCTGCGCCGCCGCGCGGCGGCGACGGTCTGCAGGTCGCGGTGCTGCGGCTGCCGCGCATCTCCAACTCGACCGACATCGAGGCCCTGGCGTGCGAGCCGGGGGTGGCGGTGCGGTGGGTGACCGACCCCGCCGACGTGGCCGATGCGGACGTCGTCGTGCTGCCCGGCACCAAGGCCACCGTCGCCGATCTGGAGTGGTTGCGCGCCAACGGGCTGGCGGAACCGATCGCGGCGCACGCCCGCGCCGGCCTACCGGTGCTGGGAATCTGCGGCGGTTTTCAGATGCTCTGCCGCCACATCGACGATCCGGTCGAGTCCCGGGCCGGCAACGTGGACGGGCTGGGTCTGGTGGACGCCGACATCGCGTTCGCCGCCGAGAAGACGTTGCGGCGCTGGACGACTCCGCTGCACGGGTACGAGATCCATCACGGGCAGGTGGTCCGCTCCGGGGCCGAGGACTGGGCGGGCATCGGGCTGCGTCGCGGTGCGGTGTTCGGCACCCACTGGCACGGTCTGTTCGACAACGACGAGTTCCGCCGCGCCTGGCTCGCCGAGGCGGCCGCCGCGGCGGGCAGGACCGGCTTCGTGGTCGCCGACGACGTCGATGTGAGCGCGCGCCGCGACGCCCAACTGGACGTCATGGCCGACCTGCTGGAACGTCACCTCGACGTGGATGCCGTCGCCGACCTCATCGACGCCGGACCGCCGTCGCGGCCGACCGTCACGACCGGGCTGCGCCCGTAG